Proteins from one Enterobacter bugandensis genomic window:
- the gspL gene encoding type II secretion system protein GspL, which translates to MKQVLFVRPDNREGGKIMGCVSGSQQVETLESLDALADHPLAARVCLLLPASSMIFRHFTLPKKVASQATAFSWMAEETLIGEVDNLHWTVLNKKGAEVDAVAIDADLLRGWLSRCQEAGLKVIQVLPDAWLLPVTAGGSTLVAQDDGYWLRLSPHVASEMEASLLPLLMQKAGEGEVCCYGEAPAGVDVDIAQPWQHPLVLIQPQWQACRVNLLHGEFSLKAGNGRVAKSMKAAVAIAGLLSVGLLLGPRVAMAWMLVQQENQIQEEILQVYKHHFPSMRHQTNIKYHFGQNVKKQSKGIFLQLDELAAARQSVPAMEIDLLEYDAQQNTLTLSVSAQNQPALQAFVNQTRENFDFTLQPVSTTKPYTAMIAGKHK; encoded by the coding sequence ATGAAACAGGTACTTTTTGTTCGTCCCGATAACCGCGAGGGCGGGAAAATAATGGGGTGTGTCTCCGGCAGCCAGCAGGTTGAGACGCTGGAGAGCCTGGACGCGCTGGCGGACCACCCACTGGCGGCCCGTGTTTGTCTGCTGCTGCCCGCCAGCAGCATGATCTTCCGCCATTTTACGCTGCCGAAGAAAGTCGCCTCTCAGGCGACGGCATTCTCCTGGATGGCGGAAGAGACGCTGATTGGCGAGGTGGATAATCTCCACTGGACGGTGCTGAACAAAAAAGGCGCTGAGGTTGATGCGGTTGCGATAGACGCCGATCTGCTGCGCGGGTGGTTAAGCCGCTGTCAGGAGGCGGGGTTAAAAGTGATCCAGGTGCTGCCGGATGCCTGGCTGCTGCCCGTGACGGCTGGCGGAAGTACTCTTGTCGCTCAGGACGACGGCTACTGGCTACGTTTATCACCGCATGTTGCCAGCGAAATGGAAGCGAGCCTGCTGCCGCTTCTGATGCAGAAGGCCGGAGAGGGGGAGGTGTGCTGTTACGGCGAAGCGCCTGCTGGTGTGGACGTCGACATTGCCCAGCCCTGGCAGCATCCGTTGGTGCTGATCCAGCCGCAGTGGCAGGCCTGTCGCGTGAATCTGCTTCACGGTGAATTCAGCCTTAAGGCCGGTAACGGGCGTGTCGCGAAAAGCATGAAAGCCGCAGTGGCAATTGCGGGCCTGCTGTCCGTTGGCCTGCTGCTGGGGCCGCGCGTTGCGATGGCCTGGATGCTGGTGCAGCAGGAAAACCAGATACAGGAGGAGATCCTCCAGGTGTATAAGCACCATTTCCCCAGCATGCGTCACCAGACCAATATCAAATATCACTTTGGTCAGAACGTCAAAAAACAGAGTAAGGGGATCTTCCTTCAGCTGGACGAGCTGGCGGCCGCCCGGCAGTCAGTGCCTGCGATGGAAATCGATCTGCTGGAATACGATGCTCAGCAAAACACGCTGACGCTGAGCGTTAGCGCGCAAAACCAGCCCGCGTTGCAGGCGTTTGTTAACCAGACCCGTGAGAATTTCGATTTTACCTTACAGCCTGTTTCAACCACCAAACCCTATACCGCCATGATCGCAGGGAAACATAAATGA
- the gspJ gene encoding type II secretion system minor pseudopilin GspJ, producing the protein MKKTRRQRGFTLLEIMIALTIFAVISTLAWQILDGAMRTSSATDASAAKLNQLQRAWNLMERDFYQLQARAPRNEPDLFRQVDDALELTTLNGVSGTIQLERVRWRLEEGRLYRDVWPVIDGPVDAKPDEVPIVSEVKSLQWRFYRQGWQKSWSDPAHLPDGVELTLTMENGDTWRWVFTTPGDMPEAAAPAPAAAPETAPAPVAAPAPEAKS; encoded by the coding sequence GTGAAAAAAACGCGACGCCAGCGCGGGTTTACCCTGCTGGAGATCATGATTGCCCTGACGATATTTGCGGTGATCAGCACCCTGGCCTGGCAAATTCTGGACGGCGCAATGCGCACCAGTTCGGCAACCGACGCCAGCGCCGCGAAGCTCAATCAGCTGCAGCGGGCCTGGAATCTGATGGAGCGCGATTTCTACCAGCTGCAGGCGCGCGCCCCGCGTAACGAGCCGGATCTGTTTCGTCAGGTGGATGATGCGCTTGAGCTGACCACGCTGAATGGCGTGAGCGGAACGATCCAGCTGGAGCGTGTGCGCTGGCGCCTGGAAGAGGGGCGTCTGTATCGCGACGTCTGGCCGGTGATTGATGGCCCGGTGGACGCGAAGCCCGATGAAGTGCCGATTGTCAGCGAGGTGAAATCCCTGCAGTGGCGTTTTTATCGTCAGGGCTGGCAGAAAAGCTGGAGCGACCCGGCGCATCTGCCGGACGGCGTGGAGCTGACGCTGACCATGGAAAACGGCGATACCTGGCGCTGGGTCTTTACGACCCCGGGCGATATGCCTGAAGCGGCGGCGCCAGCGCCCGCCGCTGCGCCAGAGACCGCGCCTGCGCCGGTGGCGGCACCGGCACCGGAAGCAAAATCATGA
- the gspK gene encoding type II secretion system minor pseudopilin GspK has protein sequence MSALRKQKGVALLVVLILLVMMSALAAKISQQFCRNLQKTHYQVSQQQLRWAMQAQEKVVKDRLQTDATGENKALNLDGDWHQPLETRGEDYTVVSQVEDAQDCFNVNNLLAAEKIPQGQNAPAVPEKPRNEQIVEQILTESGISHTTAEEVYQQLVDYLDGDATTAKDGAESDAWAGVVPARQPANQMMRTIAEIKQLPAFPVAAYPKVSKLLCALPDSASKVDVNTLKPEQAALLAALFPGKLTEDDAVRLIDSRPETGWENMETFSKALEQTFPQLKDDLPQVAELLSISSRYFRVNYTGNTDELTLRVVSQLQVNNEAGEIVTWQRRYRMIE, from the coding sequence ATGAGTGCATTACGTAAACAGAAAGGGGTAGCGCTGCTGGTGGTGCTGATCCTGCTGGTCATGATGTCGGCGCTGGCCGCCAAAATTAGCCAGCAGTTCTGTCGCAATCTGCAGAAAACCCATTATCAGGTCAGCCAGCAGCAGTTGCGCTGGGCGATGCAGGCGCAGGAGAAGGTGGTGAAGGACCGCCTGCAGACCGACGCCACCGGTGAAAACAAGGCTCTGAACCTTGACGGCGACTGGCACCAGCCGCTGGAGACGCGGGGCGAAGATTACACGGTGGTCAGCCAGGTGGAAGACGCGCAGGACTGCTTTAACGTCAATAACCTGCTGGCCGCAGAGAAAATACCACAGGGGCAAAACGCGCCCGCCGTGCCGGAAAAACCGCGCAACGAGCAGATTGTTGAACAGATCCTGACGGAAAGCGGCATCAGCCACACTACGGCAGAAGAGGTGTATCAACAGCTGGTGGACTATCTCGATGGCGACGCGACGACGGCCAAAGACGGTGCAGAGAGCGATGCCTGGGCGGGCGTTGTGCCCGCCCGACAGCCCGCGAACCAGATGATGCGCACCATTGCGGAGATCAAACAGCTGCCCGCGTTCCCGGTAGCGGCATATCCGAAGGTGAGCAAGCTGCTCTGCGCGCTGCCGGACTCTGCCAGCAAGGTGGATGTGAACACCCTGAAACCGGAACAGGCCGCCTTACTGGCCGCCCTGTTCCCCGGAAAATTAACGGAAGATGATGCCGTTCGCCTGATTGATTCGCGTCCAGAAACCGGCTGGGAAAATATGGAAACCTTCAGCAAAGCGCTGGAGCAGACCTTCCCGCAGTTGAAAGACGATCTCCCGCAGGTGGCTGAGCTTCTCTCCATCAGCAGCCGGTATTTCCGCGTGAACTATACCGGCAATACCGATGAATTAACGCTTCGCGTGGTTAGCCAGCTTCAGGTCAATAACGAGGCCGGTGAGATCGTGACGTGGCAACGTCGTTACCGAATGATTGAATAA
- the iagB gene encoding type III secretion system invasion protein IagB, translating into MKKFILLLLIISHGALANCWNNAAHYYHVDPYLLYAIANVESGMNPYAVGQNHDGTRDVGLMQINSSHFTELERKGIDEYRLMAEPCTSIMVGASILSNMIKVYGYNWEAVGAYNAGLKRENYPQRMMYAHKVWKKYQELKLAARY; encoded by the coding sequence ATGAAAAAGTTCATCTTGTTATTATTGATAATAAGCCACGGCGCACTGGCAAACTGTTGGAATAACGCCGCGCACTATTATCATGTCGATCCTTATTTGCTGTACGCCATCGCTAACGTTGAATCGGGGATGAACCCGTATGCGGTAGGGCAAAATCATGATGGCACACGCGATGTCGGATTAATGCAAATAAACAGCTCACACTTTACGGAGCTTGAGAGAAAAGGCATTGATGAGTATCGGTTGATGGCCGAACCCTGTACCTCAATTATGGTGGGAGCGTCGATTCTCTCAAACATGATTAAGGTCTACGGTTATAACTGGGAAGCAGTAGGGGCTTATAACGCCGGATTAAAAAGAGAGAACTATCCGCAGCGTATGATGTATGCCCACAAAGTCTGGAAAAAATATCAAGAGTTGAAATTAGCAGCGCGTTATTAA
- a CDS encoding prepilin peptidase, whose amino-acid sequence MNTFSLIREACPVSFPIMSAILGGIMGSFLGVVAERLPGIVMDEEGSGNLLFPASHCPVCQHTLAAWENIPLVSWLLLRGRCHQCGTTIPLRLFLIELFSALFFGVTAWCMPDVQGLFSLWLLALFLLPLAMIDWQYQLLPDCLTQPLLWAGLLLHAFDHRLPLQDALFGAVAGYLSLWLLYWAFRLLTGREGLGYGDFKLLAALGAWCGWQALPSIELAAALSGIAGYFALNNLNKNNLTISFGPYLSFAGIVVFIGQQFAFIF is encoded by the coding sequence ATGAATACCTTCTCGCTGATCAGGGAGGCCTGCCCGGTTAGTTTTCCGATAATGAGTGCGATCCTGGGCGGGATTATGGGCAGTTTTCTTGGCGTTGTTGCCGAGCGCCTGCCGGGGATCGTGATGGATGAAGAGGGAAGCGGCAATCTGCTCTTTCCTGCCTCGCACTGTCCGGTGTGCCAGCACACGCTTGCTGCATGGGAAAATATCCCCCTGGTCAGCTGGCTGTTATTACGGGGACGCTGCCACCAGTGCGGCACGACCATCCCGCTGCGGTTATTTTTGATCGAACTTTTCTCGGCGCTGTTTTTTGGCGTTACGGCCTGGTGCATGCCGGACGTTCAGGGGTTGTTTTCGCTGTGGTTACTCGCGCTGTTTTTACTGCCACTGGCGATGATCGACTGGCAGTATCAGCTTCTCCCGGACTGCCTGACCCAGCCGCTGTTGTGGGCAGGTCTCTTACTCCATGCATTTGACCACAGATTGCCGTTGCAGGACGCGTTGTTCGGTGCGGTAGCAGGCTATCTGTCGCTCTGGCTGCTCTACTGGGCCTTTCGCCTGCTGACAGGGCGGGAAGGGCTGGGCTACGGCGATTTTAAGCTGCTGGCGGCCTTAGGCGCCTGGTGCGGCTGGCAGGCGCTGCCTTCAATTGAACTTGCCGCAGCGTTGAGCGGTATCGCGGGCTATTTCGCGTTAAATAATTTAAATAAAAATAACCTCACTATTTCTTTCGGACCCTATCTGTCATTTGCTGGAATAGTCGTGTTTATTGGACAGCAGTTTGCTTTCATATTTTAA
- a CDS encoding glycosyl hydrolase family 18 protein, translating into MKFMKPKYLALFVAAATSSVFAAAPGTPSITSGNDKFALVEVDQAAQDYNNLIKVHKDGVDVKVEWNVWSGDAPTSAKVLLDGKTVWTGAGSAAGSATFKVKKGGRYQEQVELCNDSGCTKSASKLIIVADTDGSHLLPLNTPLLENNKAFAQHTDKVVGAYFPEWGVYDRNFSADKIPVANINHLLYGFIPICGGDGINDSAKSSGALESLKRACQGRQDYTVAIHDPWAALQKPQQGVSNWDDPYKGNYGQLMAMKKAHPDLKILPSVGGWTLSDPFYQMDNKVLRDRFVASVKDFLTTWKVFDGVDIDWEFPGGGGENAKLGNPQTDKATYTALMHDLRQMLNELSAETGRTYELTTAIGAGKDKIEDVDYNTAQQYIDHIFLMSYDFYGAWSNTDLGHQTALYGASWKPDTNYTTDNAVKEMLAQGVQPGKIVVGAGMYGRGWTGVHGYTGDNPFTGTATGPIKGTWENGIVDYRQIVNQMLGKPGWEYKYDEAAEAPYVFNKSTGELVTYDNARSVNAKGKYVLSKNLGGLFAWSIESDNGDILNAMNESLLGGSSTPVEPVVTNHAPVASATDMTVTGPATVTLDGSASSDQDGDALTYKWTQVSGATVTLANSTKAKASFSVPAVTSDQNLVFRLTVTDAKGLSNAIDVQVVNKAPKANQAPVINAMESVTVESGEAISLHAQASDPDGDALTYSWSVPADMNATGTDTANVRITAPEVNNTSSYTLSVVVTDGKTSVQSNVQVTVNPKPADVTPPADEVTPPADDVTPPADDVTPPADDVTPPSDEGSATGGCDAPVDANASKYAAWDASKIYNNGDTVSFDHLVWKAKYWTQGNQPGFGVDAWELVSNVKMNWRSDLVYNGGDTTTYQGSVYRAKWWTRGDNPANSDVWVKEGAATDCK; encoded by the coding sequence ATGAAATTTATGAAGCCTAAATATCTGGCGCTTTTTGTTGCAGCCGCAACAAGCTCAGTATTTGCAGCGGCGCCGGGTACACCGTCAATTACATCAGGCAATGATAAGTTTGCGCTGGTAGAGGTGGATCAGGCGGCACAGGACTACAACAACCTCATCAAAGTGCATAAAGATGGCGTTGACGTGAAGGTGGAGTGGAACGTCTGGAGCGGCGATGCCCCAACGTCTGCAAAAGTTTTGCTGGACGGCAAGACCGTCTGGACCGGTGCGGGTAGTGCCGCAGGCTCTGCAACCTTTAAAGTGAAGAAAGGCGGACGCTATCAGGAGCAGGTTGAGCTGTGTAACGACAGCGGCTGCACCAAGAGCGCCAGCAAGCTGATCATCGTGGCGGATACCGACGGTAGCCACCTGCTTCCTCTGAACACCCCGCTGCTGGAAAACAACAAAGCGTTCGCGCAGCACACCGATAAAGTGGTTGGCGCTTACTTCCCTGAGTGGGGCGTGTACGACCGTAACTTCTCGGCAGACAAAATTCCTGTCGCGAACATTAACCACCTGCTGTACGGCTTCATTCCAATCTGTGGCGGCGACGGCATTAACGACAGCGCCAAATCCTCCGGCGCGCTGGAGTCTCTGAAACGCGCCTGTCAGGGCCGCCAGGACTACACCGTGGCGATCCACGACCCGTGGGCTGCGCTGCAAAAACCTCAGCAGGGTGTAAGCAACTGGGACGACCCGTACAAAGGCAACTACGGCCAGCTGATGGCGATGAAAAAAGCCCATCCTGATCTGAAAATCCTGCCATCCGTAGGCGGCTGGACTCTGTCTGACCCGTTCTATCAGATGGATAACAAAGTGCTGCGTGACCGCTTCGTTGCGTCCGTTAAAGACTTCCTGACCACCTGGAAAGTGTTCGACGGTGTGGATATCGACTGGGAATTCCCGGGCGGCGGCGGTGAGAACGCCAAGCTGGGTAACCCGCAGACCGACAAAGCGACTTACACCGCGCTGATGCATGACCTGCGTCAGATGCTGAACGAGCTGTCTGCGGAAACTGGCCGTACCTACGAGCTGACCACGGCAATCGGTGCAGGTAAAGATAAGATCGAAGACGTGGACTACAACACCGCGCAGCAGTACATCGACCATATCTTCCTGATGAGCTACGACTTCTACGGTGCGTGGAGTAATACCGATTTGGGCCACCAGACCGCGCTGTACGGTGCGTCCTGGAAACCAGATACCAACTACACCACCGATAACGCAGTGAAAGAGATGCTGGCGCAGGGCGTTCAGCCTGGCAAGATCGTCGTCGGTGCGGGCATGTATGGCCGCGGCTGGACCGGCGTTCACGGTTACACGGGTGACAATCCATTCACCGGTACCGCGACGGGTCCAATCAAAGGGACATGGGAAAACGGTATTGTTGACTACCGTCAGATTGTAAACCAGATGCTGGGCAAACCAGGCTGGGAATACAAATACGACGAAGCAGCAGAAGCGCCGTACGTGTTCAACAAATCCACCGGTGAGCTGGTGACATACGATAACGCCCGTTCCGTCAATGCGAAAGGCAAATACGTCCTGAGCAAAAACCTGGGTGGTTTGTTCGCATGGTCTATCGAATCCGATAACGGCGATATCCTGAATGCCATGAACGAAAGCCTGCTGGGCGGCAGCTCTACGCCTGTTGAGCCGGTTGTAACCAACCATGCGCCGGTCGCTTCTGCAACCGACATGACGGTAACGGGCCCGGCGACTGTCACGCTCGACGGCTCAGCCTCCAGCGACCAGGACGGCGATGCGCTGACCTATAAATGGACGCAGGTTTCCGGCGCCACCGTGACCCTGGCGAACAGCACCAAAGCGAAAGCCAGCTTCAGCGTACCGGCCGTGACCAGCGATCAGAACCTGGTGTTCCGCCTGACCGTGACCGACGCGAAAGGGTTGAGCAACGCTATCGACGTACAGGTAGTGAACAAAGCGCCTAAGGCCAACCAGGCTCCGGTGATCAATGCCATGGAATCCGTTACCGTTGAATCCGGTGAAGCGATTTCTCTGCATGCACAAGCCTCCGATCCTGATGGCGATGCGCTGACCTACAGCTGGAGCGTACCGGCTGATATGAACGCAACGGGTACCGATACTGCTAACGTTCGCATCACTGCGCCAGAGGTGAACAATACCTCTTCTTACACGCTGAGCGTTGTTGTGACGGATGGTAAAACCAGCGTGCAGTCTAACGTGCAGGTGACTGTGAATCCAAAACCGGCTGACGTAACGCCACCGGCTGATGAGGTGACCCCTCCGGCTGACGATGTGACCCCTCCGGCTGATGATGTGACCCCTCCGGCTGATGATGTGACTCCGCCATCTGACGAAGGTTCTGCAACCGGTGGCTGCGACGCGCCTGTCGATGCTAACGCCAGCAAATATGCTGCGTGGGATGCCAGCAAAATCTACAACAATGGCGATACCGTAAGCTTCGACCATCTGGTGTGGAAAGCGAAGTACTGGACGCAGGGCAACCAGCCTGGCTTCGGTGTGGATGCATGGGAACTGGTGAGCAACGTGAAGATGAACTGGCGTTCTGACCTGGTCTATAACGGCGGTGATACCACCACTTACCAGGGCAGCGTTTACCGTGCCAAATGGTGGACCCGTGGTGATAACCCGGCCAACAGCGACGTATGGGTAAAAGAAGGCGCAGCAACAGACTGCAAATAA
- a CDS encoding NAD-dependent epimerase/dehydratase family protein, with amino-acid sequence MKVLVTGATSGLGRNAVEFLRNKGISVRATGRNEAMGKLLQKMGAEFVHADLTELVSSQAKVMLAGIDTLWHCSSFTSPWGTQEAFDLANVRATRRLGEWAVAWGVRNFIHISSPSLYFDYHHHRDVQEDFRPTRFACEFARSKAASEEVIDLLAQSNPHTRFTVLRPQSLFGPHDKVFIPRLAQMMHHYGSVLLPRGGDALVDMTYYENAVHAMWLASQPDCDKLISGRAYNITNGEPCTLRSIVQRLIDELQIDCRIRSVPYPMLDMIARSMERFGSKSAKEPALTHYGVSKLNFDFTLDITRAETELGYKPIVTLDEGIVLTAAWLRDHGKLHR; translated from the coding sequence ATGAAGGTACTGGTTACCGGGGCGACCAGCGGCTTAGGCCGAAATGCGGTCGAATTTCTGCGCAACAAGGGCATCAGCGTCAGGGCCACCGGTCGCAACGAAGCGATGGGGAAACTGCTGCAAAAAATGGGCGCGGAGTTCGTCCATGCCGACCTGACGGAGCTGGTCTCCTCGCAGGCGAAGGTGATGCTCGCCGGTATCGACACGCTGTGGCACTGCTCCAGTTTTACCTCCCCGTGGGGAACCCAGGAAGCCTTCGATCTCGCCAACGTGCGCGCCACGCGTCGTCTGGGCGAATGGGCCGTCGCCTGGGGCGTGCGTAACTTTATCCATATCTCCTCCCCGTCGCTCTATTTTGATTATCACCACCATCGCGACGTGCAGGAAGATTTCCGCCCTACTCGCTTTGCCTGCGAGTTTGCCCGCAGCAAGGCGGCCAGCGAAGAGGTGATCGACCTGCTGGCGCAGTCAAACCCGCATACCCGTTTTACCGTCCTGCGCCCGCAAAGCCTCTTCGGACCGCACGACAAAGTGTTTATTCCGCGTCTGGCGCAGATGATGCACCACTACGGCAGCGTGCTGCTGCCGCGCGGCGGCGATGCGCTGGTGGACATGACCTATTACGAAAATGCCGTCCACGCCATGTGGCTGGCAAGCCAGCCGGACTGCGATAAGCTTATCTCCGGTCGCGCCTATAACATCACCAACGGTGAACCGTGCACGTTGCGCAGCATTGTGCAGCGGCTGATTGATGAACTGCAGATCGACTGCCGTATCCGTTCCGTGCCCTACCCGATGCTGGACATGATCGCCCGCAGCATGGAGCGTTTTGGCAGTAAATCCGCCAAAGAGCCCGCGCTGACGCACTACGGCGTATCGAAGCTTAACTTTGATTTTACGCTGGATATCACGCGCGCGGAGACTGAGCTGGGGTATAAGCCGATTGTGACGCTGGATGAAGGCATTGTGCTCACGGCGGCGTGGTTACGGGATCACGGGAAGTTGCACCGCTAG
- the gspM gene encoding type II secretion system protein GspM, producing the protein MKERIAQLKSRYQNYSAREKVILKLCIVALLGAAVYYAGVIPLDNMIQNSKSTLKRQKETLNWMRNEIDKNHLQVQLVKTDNPRTVVEKSANEINLSLTDVRQEGQTLSFVVNRVNVYELKNWLREINQTSGVRLQKINLTPVDHLSDVKAQVQLTWAKNA; encoded by the coding sequence ATGAAAGAGCGAATCGCGCAGCTGAAATCACGCTACCAGAACTACAGCGCCCGGGAGAAAGTTATTTTAAAACTCTGCATCGTTGCCCTGCTTGGGGCTGCAGTGTATTACGCAGGAGTCATCCCTTTGGATAATATGATTCAAAATAGTAAATCGACGCTTAAAAGACAAAAAGAGACGCTTAACTGGATGCGCAATGAAATTGATAAAAATCATCTTCAGGTTCAGTTAGTCAAAACGGATAATCCTCGCACGGTGGTCGAGAAAAGCGCCAATGAAATTAACCTGTCGCTGACGGACGTGCGACAGGAGGGACAAACTTTATCGTTCGTGGTTAATCGGGTAAATGTTTATGAATTAAAAAACTGGCTGCGCGAAATTAATCAAACCTCCGGCGTCAGATTGCAAAAAATAAACCTTACGCCGGTTGACCATCTCAGCGATGTAAAAGCGCAGGTGCAGCTCACCTGGGCAAAAAACGCATGA
- a CDS encoding SDR family oxidoreductase — MPQRILVLGASGYIGQHLTTALSQQGHQVRAAARNTERLQKLGLPGVTCHNVDLNWPKELSALLEGVDTLYYLVHSMGEGGDFIAHERQVAMNVRDALLQTPVKQVIFLSSLQAPEHEQSDHLRARQLTADTLRGANIPVTELRAGIIVGAGSAAFEVMRDMVYNLPVLTPPRWVRSRTTPIALENLLHYLVALLDHPAEQHRVLEAAGPEVLSYQEQFEHFMRVSGRRRWLIPIPFPTRWISVWFLNVITSVPPTTAKALIQGLKHDLLADDRALRALIPQALIRFDDAVRHTLKEEEKLVNSSDWGYDAQAFARWRPEYGYYPKQAGCTVKTSASLHALWEVVNQIGGKERYFFGNILWQTRGAMDLLVGHRLAKGRPAHPYLKPGDAVDSWKVIVVEPEKQLALLFGMKAPGLGRLCFTLKDKGDHRELDVRAWWHPHGMPGLFYWLFMIPAHLFIFRGMAKRIAQLAEQKTKIS, encoded by the coding sequence GTGCCGCAACGTATTCTGGTGCTCGGTGCCAGCGGATATATCGGTCAGCACCTCACTACTGCATTAAGCCAGCAGGGGCATCAGGTGCGGGCAGCGGCACGCAATACCGAGCGCCTGCAAAAGCTTGGTTTGCCTGGCGTGACCTGTCACAACGTCGATCTCAACTGGCCGAAGGAACTTTCCGCGCTGCTGGAAGGGGTCGACACGCTTTACTACCTGGTCCACAGCATGGGCGAAGGCGGGGATTTCATTGCCCACGAGCGGCAGGTGGCGATGAACGTCCGCGATGCCCTGCTGCAAACGCCGGTGAAGCAGGTGATTTTTTTAAGCTCGCTCCAGGCACCCGAACACGAGCAGTCCGACCATCTGCGCGCCCGCCAGCTGACGGCAGACACGCTGCGCGGGGCGAATATTCCCGTCACCGAACTGCGCGCCGGGATCATCGTCGGCGCGGGTTCCGCCGCCTTCGAAGTAATGCGCGATATGGTCTACAACCTGCCGGTGCTGACCCCGCCGCGCTGGGTGCGCTCGCGCACCACGCCGATTGCGCTGGAGAATTTGCTCCACTATCTGGTGGCCCTGCTGGATCACCCGGCAGAGCAACACCGCGTGCTGGAGGCGGCAGGCCCGGAAGTGCTGAGCTATCAGGAGCAGTTCGAACATTTCATGCGCGTCAGCGGACGCCGCCGCTGGCTGATCCCCATTCCCTTCCCGACCCGCTGGATATCGGTGTGGTTTTTGAATGTCATCACCTCGGTTCCCCCAACGACTGCCAAAGCGCTGATCCAGGGGCTAAAGCACGATCTGCTGGCGGACGATCGCGCGCTGCGCGCCTTGATCCCCCAGGCGTTGATCCGCTTTGACGACGCGGTGCGCCATACGCTGAAAGAAGAAGAGAAGCTGGTGAACTCCAGCGACTGGGGCTACGACGCGCAGGCCTTTGCCCGCTGGCGCCCCGAGTACGGCTATTACCCGAAACAGGCGGGCTGCACGGTAAAAACCTCTGCCAGCCTTCACGCGCTGTGGGAGGTGGTGAACCAGATCGGCGGCAAAGAGCGCTATTTCTTCGGTAATATCCTCTGGCAGACGCGCGGTGCGATGGATCTGCTGGTCGGTCACCGGCTGGCGAAAGGCCGCCCGGCGCATCCGTATCTTAAGCCAGGCGATGCGGTCGACAGCTGGAAGGTGATCGTCGTCGAGCCGGAAAAACAGCTGGCGCTACTGTTCGGCATGAAGGCGCCGGGGCTGGGGCGGCTCTGCTTTACGCTCAAGGACAAAGGCGACCATCGGGAACTGGACGTTCGCGCCTGGTGGCACCCACACGGGATGCCGGGTCTGTTCTACTGGCTGTTTATGATCCCCGCCCATCTGTTTATCTTTCGGGGAATGGCAAAACGCATTGCGCAACTGGCAGAACAAAAGACGAAAATAAGTTAA